In Candidatus Manganitrophus morganii, the genomic window CGGTTCCCCCGGTGACCAAAATTGTTTTCCCGTTGAGATCGATCATCGTTTGCGCCTCGCCTGAAATACCCTTTCAAGGTATGTGCAATAATCTTGCCGCTATCTCTTTCCGGGAATAGTTCAAAAAGCGGATCGCTTCCCGACCTTAAAAAAGGGAGGTGTCAATCATTTGACAGGGGGGGGCATTTTCAATGACGGGAAAAACGAGTTCCTCAGAGGAAGGAAGACGCGGAATCGAGAGAACAAATCGTTCTTCCCTTTGATTGAAGCTCCCCACAGCAAGCTGCGAGGAATGTGCCCACAGGAATGAAGCGCGAAGCGCCTCTGCTCACATCGTGAGTGAAAGCGAACCATGCGACGCGCGTGCGTGTTCACGTTATTTTGCGCCGGCGACACCCTGCTCCGAAGCGCTCAAGACATGCGCGGGGAAAAGAGGTTCCCGATGGCTGTAGTTCAGGTCGGAAAGGACGATCTGTTTGCCCTTCCGGGTTTTGGAATTGATGACCAACGGCGCCATCAGGTTTGCGGTCAGTTTGAGCGGGTCTTCCTGCGGAATGGTTAAAATCGTCAATACCACCAGGGAGTCCGAGCTTTCGATTTCAAGCTCTTTCATCTCCTCCGGAGGGAGGGCCGGTCGATAGTCCGGCCGGAAGACCAGCGGATCGATCACCACAAAGGCCAACTCAGAATCTTCCACCGCCTGGAGCCAAAAAAAAGGGTGGCCCTTGTCATTATTGACCAACGTATACTGCTTGACCGTTCGGAAACCGGGGATCCCTTCCGGGAAAGTGAGCAGCCGCTCGGGATCGATCGACACCGGTCCCAATTTTGCGCTCTGAATCACGGTGTTCACGGTTTGGATCCTTTCCCTTTCCCCGGCGGAGGAACCCCCTTGCTCAAAATATCTTTCAGCTGCTTCGGATCGACGCCGGCCGCTTTTTTGTTCTCAAGCATGATTTTGGCCAAGACCTCTTCCCGGTAGATCTTGATGCCGGCCGGCGCTTCAATGCCGAGCCGGACCTGATTTCCATGGACTTCGATCACCACCACCCGGATCTGATCCCCGATGATGATTCCCTCTCCCGACTTCCGTGTCAGGACCAGCATCCGACCTGCCTTTCTTTAAATGGTGTAGGGGCGTATTGCAATACCCCTACCAGCGGAAATGCGACGCGCGATGCGTGTTCATTCCGACGCCCCGACCCTCTTCGTTATCGAAGGAAATCAAGGAGCGAGTTTTGAATCAACCGGGCCGCCGTGGCCCGGGTGGCTTCCAAGGCGACCTGCTGAAGCGAAAAATCCGAAATCGCCTGCGTAAGATCGATATTTTCAAGATCGGACTTGAACCGGGTGATCGAGAGCTTGAAATCCTCGAGCACCGTTTTGGTCGCATCCATCCGATTGAGTCGAGCGCCCAACAAAGCGCGTTCACCGATCACCTGCTCCTGCGCCGCGCTGATATTGGTGAGTGCCGCTTGGATTCCGGCGGTGTCATTCGTCTCCAAAGCCGCCTGTAGCCCCCCCACCGCCGAAAAGAGATCGACCCCTCCCGTCACGCCAACCCCTTTAAAGAGCCGGTCTCCGGGGAGGTTCATGATCACCGGTGTATTGGGGCCGATCAGAAAAGAGATTTCTCCCGAGTCGCCCATATAGGTTCCCGACGGCTGGTTCGTTCCCGCGGCCAATCCCAAATCGGCCAGCACGGTCCCTGCCGTGGGGACGGCGGCGGAAGTGCCTCCTTCCGAATTCGAGGTGATCACCAAATGGTCGGTATCGAAGGTGACGGTGGCCGAAGCCCCGGCTGCCTGAAAGGTCGGATCCGCGTTGATTGCGGTTTGGACCATCCCGGCCAACGCCGTCCCTGTCGCATAACTTCCGGCCGGCAGGGTGAGGGTGGAGGAGATCCCGTCCAATGAAAGGGTCAACTGATCATTCACCGCCGCCGTGACGGTCACCGGCAAGGTCACCGCCGTTCCAAGATAGCGCCCCTGCTCGAGGAACGGGAGGGTCCTGGTCTGATTTCCCGCAAAAATGTATCGGCCCTCGACGGAACGGTTTCCCATCGCAATCAGTTGATTGAAAATCTCCCGCACCTCATTCGCCGCGTTGGTCCGGTCGGTCGAAGAATAGGAATCGTTCGCCAACTGCAGCGCCAGTTCGTGGGCCCGCTGCAGTTGATCCCCCACATCCTGTAACGTCGATTCGGTGCTGGTCAGATACGTCTCGCCGCGATCGATGTTCTGCAAATACTGTTCGGTCGTCGCAAGCGTTTTCCCATAGTTCAGAACCAACGGTTGACCGATCGGATCATCCGAAGGTCGATTGATCTTCTTCCCGGAAGCAACCTGCTCCTGAATGTGAAGAAGCGATCCGGTCTGCCGCTGCAAGTGCACCATCATCGATTGAAAGAGCATTTGATCCGATACACGCATCTACTTTCTCTCTTTTTTTATCGCTTTATGGCCAAAATCGTTTGTAACAGTTCGTCCGCGACGGAGATCAACCGCGCCGATGCTTCAAAGGCCCGCTGGAACTTGATTAAATTGGCCGTCTCTTCATCAAGAGAAACGCCGGAAATCTCTTCCCGTTGATGGATGAGGTTCTGATCGATCACTTGTTCGGCAAGAAGAGACCGCTGGGCCAACCGCGACCTCGATCCGACTTCCCCGACATATTGGCTATAGAAACTCTGAAACGTCGCGTCTCCAAGCCCCGTCACCTCTTTCTCCTGTAGTTGCGCGAGGAGAAGGGCATTGCTGTTGTCTCCCGGCACGCCGGCTGCCGTAGAGGATGCGGCAATTTCATTCGGATCGATCGCGGAAAGAGCGATGGAACCCGACATCCCCCGATGGACGCTGATCTCAAAGGTATCTCCATTCGCCGGCGCCCCGCTCATGGCAATTTGAATCCCCTCGAACGCGACCGTCGTCGGGTCGACATAAGCGGCGGTGGCGGAGCTCCCTGTCCTGAGGTTCTGAATCGTATAATTCGCCCCGGCGAAGGTCAGCTGATAGGCGTCCAATGTCAGAAGGGAAGGATCATTCACCGTCGCGGCAATTGTCCCCGATCCGGTATTGCCGCTCAATCCCGTCACGGTCGGCGCCAGAGGAGAGAAGAAATCATTTCCGGTGGAACCGTCGAGACCGTAGCCGGCCCGGTGCTGCTGGTTCACCTCATTGACGATCGCGGCCGCCATTTGGTCAAGCTGATTGATATATCCGGGAAGAAGCGTATCCCGGAGATCAACCAATCCTTTGAGGCGGCCGTTTTCGATAAAGGAGGTGATGTCGGTGATCGTGCCGGTTCCCGGGTCATACCCCACGTCGGCGAACCCGGCGTTGTCTTGGTTCAC contains:
- the flgK gene encoding flagellar hook-associated protein FlgK, encoding MSSIFGIFNIGRLALFANQRALSVTSQNIANVNTPGYTRQQAIFSSTTPMDSAPGQLGTGVQISEVRRVFDKFIQDQLTAQKSNLGRFGVERGALGRVEAVFNDSDGVGLHQSLSEFFAAFHDLANNPQGLPERVSLMEQARTLSANFTQMNDQLQQIRKDLNTEVEGVLGEVNTLAEQVADLNGQIAQVTISGQNANDLRDQRERLLQDLAEKINFSSFENDLGEVSILIGGKLLVESTASFTLRGVVNQDNAGFADVGYDPGTGTITDITSFIENGRLKGLVDLRDTLLPGYINQLDQMAAAIVNEVNQQHRAGYGLDGSTGNDFFSPLAPTVTGLSGNTGSGTIAATVNDPSLLTLDAYQLTFAGANYTIQNLRTGSSATAAYVDPTTVAFEGIQIAMSGAPANGDTFEISVHRGMSGSIALSAIDPNEIAASSTAAGVPGDNSNALLLAQLQEKEVTGLGDATFQSFYSQYVGEVGSRSRLAQRSLLAEQVIDQNLIHQREEISGVSLDEETANLIKFQRAFEASARLISVADELLQTILAIKR
- the csrA gene encoding carbon storage regulator CsrA; the encoded protein is MLVLTRKSGEGIIIGDQIRVVVIEVHGNQVRLGIEAPAGIKIYREEVLAKIMLENKKAAGVDPKQLKDILSKGVPPPGKGKGSKP
- a CDS encoding flagellar assembly protein FliW yields the protein MNTVIQSAKLGPVSIDPERLLTFPEGIPGFRTVKQYTLVNNDKGHPFFWLQAVEDSELAFVVIDPLVFRPDYRPALPPEEMKELEIESSDSLVVLTILTIPQEDPLKLTANLMAPLVINSKTRKGKQIVLSDLNYSHREPLFPAHVLSASEQGVAGAK
- the flgL gene encoding flagellar hook-associated protein FlgL; this translates as MRVSDQMLFQSMMVHLQRQTGSLLHIQEQVASGKKINRPSDDPIGQPLVLNYGKTLATTEQYLQNIDRGETYLTSTESTLQDVGDQLQRAHELALQLANDSYSSTDRTNAANEVREIFNQLIAMGNRSVEGRYIFAGNQTRTLPFLEQGRYLGTAVTLPVTVTAAVNDQLTLSLDGISSTLTLPAGSYATGTALAGMVQTAINADPTFQAAGASATVTFDTDHLVITSNSEGGTSAAVPTAGTVLADLGLAAGTNQPSGTYMGDSGEISFLIGPNTPVIMNLPGDRLFKGVGVTGGVDLFSAVGGLQAALETNDTAGIQAALTNISAAQEQVIGERALLGARLNRMDATKTVLEDFKLSITRFKSDLENIDLTQAISDFSLQQVALEATRATAARLIQNSLLDFLR